Proteins co-encoded in one Sparus aurata chromosome 18, fSpaAur1.1, whole genome shotgun sequence genomic window:
- the LOC115568675 gene encoding signal-regulatory protein beta-2-like has product MLIIVHVLLVLRIGGCTDDPIFETKTVGVGQNVTLTCDRQTRHYTYLYWIRLVSGNFPEFLGGTFAANVEDFVQTYRITTKQEPGKFVLYIPEAQLSDTAIYYCITVKTFKMAFMKGTFLTIKGKYRPEPDVTDITQDSLSDPVHPGDSVTLQCSVLSDSQNKPCPGGHSVFWFRAGSDESNPSFIYSHGNSGAGCETSLEARSPQKCVYSFSKNISSSDAGTYYCAVATCGEILFGNGTKLEVEGICIILSTSSHLIV; this is encoded by the exons ATGCTGATCATAGTTCACGTACTGCTCGTGCTCAGAATTGGAG gATGCACAGATGATCCCATCTTTGAAACGAAGACTGTTGGTGTTGGACAGAATGTGACTCTAACATGTGACCGCCAGACTCGGCATTACACATATTTATATTGGATCCGACTTGTTTCTGGAAACTTTCCTGAATTTTTAGGAGGAACATTTGCCGCTAATGTAGAAGATTTTGTTCAGACTTATCGCATCACGACAAAACAAGAGCCTGGAAAATTTGTTTTGTATATTCCTGAAGCACAGTTGAGTGATACTGCAATCTATTACTGTATAACAGTGAAAACTTTCAAGATGGCATTCATGAAAGGAACATTTCTGACAATTAAAGGGAAATACA GACCAGAACCTGATGTCACCGACATCACCCAAGACTCTCTGTCTGATCCGGtccatccaggagactcagtgACTCTGCAGTGTTCAGTCCTCTCTGACTCTCAGAACAAACCGTGTCCAGGAGGACACAGTGTGTTCTGGTTCAGAGCCGGATCAGATGAATCTAATCCCAGTTTTATTTACTCTCATGGAAACAGCGGTGCTGGATGTGAGACGAGTCTTGAGGCTCGATCTCCACAGAAATGTGTCTACAGCTTCTCTAAGAACATCAGCTCCTCTGATGCCGGGACTTATTACTGCGCTGTGGCCACATGTGGAGAGATTCTGTTTGGAAATGGAACAAAACTGGAAGTTGAAGGTATCTGTATCATTTTATCAACATCATCTCATCTGATAGTGTAA